Proteins from one Salmonella bongori NCTC 12419 genomic window:
- the yhcN gene encoding peroxide/acid stress response protein YhcN yields MKIKTTVTTLSILSVLSFGAFAAEPISAEQAQNREAIGSVSVSAIGSSPMDMNAMLSKKADEQGATAYHITEARSGSNWHATAELYK; encoded by the coding sequence ATGAAAATCAAAACCACTGTTACAACATTAAGTATTCTGTCCGTTCTCTCTTTTGGCGCTTTCGCCGCAGAACCTATCAGCGCAGAACAAGCGCAAAACCGCGAAGCGATCGGCTCTGTTTCGGTCAGCGCTATTGGCTCATCGCCTATGGATATGAATGCCATGCTGAGCAAAAAAGCAGATGAACAAGGCGCAACGGCCTATCACATTACCGAAGCGCGTAGCGGCAGCAACTGGCACGCCACTGCCGAACTGTATAAATAA